The Campylobacter concisus ATCC 51562 genome segment AGATTTTATTGCTGTAATTTGCTTATTAATTCTGTGTGTTTCTTAATATGGTGGCGGGTAGAGAGAGATTTGAAAAATCAATTCTTACTACATAATAGACGCCATTTTAAAAATATTAGTCAGCCAAAAGGTCAGTAAAAAAGATATTTTCTTTTTAAATTTGGTGTATTTTTGAAGAATTATACCATTTTATTTTCGTCCGTTTTTGTTGGCTTGTCTTTCTCTTGATTTTTGCCCTCTGCTTTTTTTGCCAAGTCCAGTTCTTTCACTAGAGTGCGTCCTTCTTCCACTACTATCTCGATTTAACCGCCCATTACTTGTTGTATATCCAAAGCCAGTGCTGTGATCATTCCAGCCTCTTGTTTTTTGCCCATAACTATCTCTTTGTGAATTCCTTTTTGCTTCAGCTTTTTCTACTGCTTTTTGTTTTTCGATAGCCGTTTTTGCAGCAGCAAGAGCAGCGGCTACTTTTGAAGCAAGCCCATAGTCTATTTTAGCCCCACCAAAACCAACCAAACCCATTGCCTCTACCATGTTGCCTGCTGGAGTATTTGAAAAGCTAAAATTTCCATTCTTATCAACTGACACTCCAAGTCCATTACCGCCATTTCTCATTATTGATGCAAGCTTTGTGGCAGTGTGTGCCCACTCATTTGAGCCAGTATATGTGTTTTCTCTGGCTGTTGTGTCGGTGCTAGTGTGACCACTCTCTGATGCCCCAACTGGTGCGATATTAAAGGCGTTCAAATCAAAAGCTACTACTTTATCAAGCAGTGATTTTGTTATTTGTTGCGTCGCACTAAATGCCACATCTGATAGTGTTGTGTCAAAACCAGCATTTTGTAGCGATGTGCGAGTGTTTATCTCGTAGTTTAGCCTGCCTAGGCTATCCATGCGCATATTTGTCATTAGCGAGCTTTGCGACCTTATGCTGTCTAGTTTATTACGTGCAAAATTTTGCATTGCTGCTCTTGCTGGATCAAGGCTAGTCAGCGTTTTTGTGCCAGGTCTGCCGTGTAGCGCATCATCAAATGTTTGTTCCATTTTGTATCCATACAATTGTTTGCCAACTCTTACACCAGTTATATTGCCGTTGTAGTCAGTTTGTCCTATCACTGCATCAGGTATACCAAACCAACCACTAAACTTATCTTGCATAAACTCGCCAAAGCTCATAGGGCGATCGTAAAAAGCGGTGTTACCTACTACTGCATTTAGATCACCACCAAAACCAAAGCTATTATCAAGCCCTACTGCCATCTCAAAAACTTCGGTCACAAGAGCATTGATTAGCCCAGCTATCGGAGCTATACCAAGCGGGGATATGGTCGTGCCAAGTGCTGAAAGCGTGTTTTGGATAGCGGCCGAGGTTAGCATGCTTTTCATATTTTGATACATTGCTTCGGCTACATTCACGGCGTTAAAACGTCCGTTTACGATACCGTCATATAACATACCAGCCAAAGCTTGACCTACTACTCCACCATACATTTTGCCGACGTCCTCAGCTAGATTTTCAGCATAGCTATCATTTCTTAGCTCACTTACGAACTCTTTTAGGCTTGTGTAGTCGCCTCTTTGCAAACTAGCAAAGCCGTTGCCGTCTATTCTGCCAAAGCGGTTATCTCTGTTTGAGTTTTTAGGAGTAGAGAATTTTATTTTAGATACTGCTTCTACGCCGTCCAAGAGTAAATTTATACTCGTATCATAGTCGGGTTGATTTATGGCGATTATCATAGGCATTAGCACGTATTCGACAAAATCCTCATTTAGCCCAACTATTGCGCCACTTAAGTTGCCAGCTTGTGCAATAAAAAAGCTCCTTAGATCAGGAGAAGGCGTGTTAAAAGCAGAATAGCCAAGACTACCTGCTTGATAAAAATCAAACTGGCCACCAGCCATAAATTCATAGTCGTCGCCAGTATCCGAGTTTGTTAAATTTAGTATATCGCTTAAGCCGATCATTTCTTTGTCATTGTGAAGTTTTTGTTTTCATCGATCGTAATATCATTTTTTATCAAAGCATGCACCATATTAAATAGATATTTTGTCATATCAGACGGCACTATCATTCCGCCAGCTTGATTTTCTGCGATAAAGTTTCCAAGCACTGACATTGATTTGATTATCCTATTGTCGATTACTTGCCTATCTACTGCGCGCTGCTGGCTCTCTGCTAGTGCTTGCTCTTTTGCTAGTTTTGCTATTTGAGCACGCAAAAGGTTGTTCTGCTCTTTTAAATTTTCTAGTTTATCCGCCGCTTGAGCCTCTAGCTCGTCATTTTTTAGTTTAGTATTCCTTGTTTGCTCTTTTATGCCCTCAATGTTTGCATCCATTGCAGCCGCTTGCTTTTCAAGGTTTTTTAATGATAGCTCAAAGCTCAAATCCTGCTGTGTTAGCTCCAGCCCAGTTTGCATTGCCGTAATGGTAAATTGCGTTGTAATTAGTGGCAGCATTTGAGAAAGCACGTTTATTCTGTGCTGGTTTGGTATTTCGTATTTCTCAAAACAATCATCAAGATATTTTAGTGTTTCTTGATATGGTGTATCGGCTCCAATGCTTAATTTTAATAATTCTTTCGTTCTTTCTAAATATGCGTTTTTAAAGTCCATTGTCTTTTCTCTCCAGTCTAGTTACTTTCATTCTTTGTAAATTTAGGTCTGTTTTTATGTCACCTATGGCCGTTTTTAGCCCATTTGTTTCTATTGCACCAACTCTTGAACTAAGCGAGTTAATAGCGTTGTTTAAATCACCTGATAAGCTTCTTAGCGCCATATCTTCACTTTCTAGGTTACTGATCTTATTCGTAATTATTTGTAGTTGTGCTTTTATTTCATCGATCTCAGCGCCTAAATTTCTTTCAGCCATTACACACTCCTCGCTCTATTCTCCCAGCCGCTTTTATAAATATAATATGCCGGTTTTGCTTTTACTAAATTTCTATAATAGGTGATCTCTGCTCTATCAAAATCAACGTCAAAGGCTCGCTCGTCGTAGTTATTTAATGCTTTAAGAGTCAGAGTACCCATAATACCATCCACCACCACACCTAAAAGCCTTTGTAAAACCCTGACTGCTGGCACTGTATCTACGTTTACACCAAAAACAAAGAGTTCACACGCTTTTAATTTACTATCTACCTCGTCAAGCCTCATTTTGTCCCAAAATTCTTTTTTATAAAATATTTTTACTTTTTCAATTAATGCATCATCATTAAAAAGTGCGACGCTAGCCTTTTCAAGATCGCCGTATGCGTTGATAGCTTCTCTAACTTGCCCCCAGCCTTGCCAGTTTGGGTGGGCGTCTTCATAAATACCCATAAATGTTAAGCCTTTCTCGTTTGGGTTTTTGTGTAGGGCGTTTTTAGGGCTATTAAATTCTAGGCTCATTAATGTATAAAATGCGTTAGTAAAGTTTTTCATTTTTTTATCCTTTAAAAATTTAAATCTTTAGGCGGCTTAGGCGAGAAGTCATCATAATCGCCAAAACTACTAATCTTTTTATCTATTACTTTATCAACCACAGCGCGTATCCACGCTGTTCCACGCCAAGAAAAAAAGCCGCCGACTGCAAGACTAAAGCGATCATTATTATTTGTAAAAAATGATGCTATTTCAAAAAATATCCAGCAAATAAAGCCTGAGCTAATAGTATCAACTATAAAATTTACTACTTTACGCTCTCTATTTATAGTTTGTTCTTTGTTGTTTATAGATCCTAGCGCTCCACCTAGAAGGCCGACAACTACAACCCAAAAATAAATACCTAATTTGCTGACAAGATCCTCCATTATCCGCTCTTTTTTTAAAATTTATATGTAAAAATATACATTATTAGGACGGATAATATTATTTCTACTACAACCATCTTATTTAGCCAAAATTTCTTAGTACTTTTTATGATCGCTTCCATTTACACATCCTTATATTATTTTTGTCCATCCCTTTTTCTTTCGTATTCTTTTATAGCTTCTAAGTTTTTTACGCACTTCTCATAACCACTATAAACATCTATTAATAACACTCCAGCATCACTTTGATTTGTTACATTTCTATCTGCGATGATAGGTGCTTCAAGCAAGTGGTTGGGTATCTTGTCATACTTATTTGCTACTTCCTTGCTTACGCAGCCCATCAAGCACATAAGATACGCTAAGGTTAAGAGCGTTAGACATATCCTTTTTATCTTCATTTAGCACCCTTTCTTTAACTTTATTTGCTTTTATCTCTATTACTTGTCTTTGTTTGCTAGCTTTTTCTATAACATCAAGCTTAAGAGAGATGAGCCTATCTTGCTCGTTTATCTCATCTTTTAGATTTTGGTTCATCTCATCACTAGACTTTAGCCTCTCCTTTGTGACACTTAGCTCATTGTCTAAGCTTTGATACCTATACCCAAGAAATAGGGTAGTTAGTAGCAAGAAGCCACTAAGATATAAACTAGGGCTTAGCATTATTACTCCCTCGCACCCTTTTAAATGGATTAATACCCCATACACTTTTTAAAAATGTCTTGTCGTCTGGCTGCATAAACGTATCTTTGTTGTATTCGTTCATCTCTGCCACGTCGAGCAATTTCCAGCCGACATAGATACGACAATAAAAGCCACTTAAAAAGCCTTTGTATCGTATCGTTTTGAAAAGTCCAAAACGAGTGCGACCATCTTTAAGTTTGCAAGTAACTTTACAAAAAGCACTTATCACCCCACCATTACTTGTTACTCTTGGGTTACCTTGAGTGATTACGCTTGATGGCTCTATCTCGCTCACTTTTACGCCGTTTATTCTACTTGAAAAGTAGCCGATACGATTTCTATATAGCCACCTAAGACGTGCAAAATACGTCCTATTTTTGCCATTTGGGTAGTGCTCTTTACGCCAACCACTATCGCCATTTATCGCAGAGTTTTCGCCGTCGTATAGATCGCTAGCGTCCTCAAAGTATCGCGCCCACTTTGGCAAATGCTCACTATTTTTATCGCAAAATAGTAGAGCGATAGGTACTATTAAATAGCCAAGTATCTCGAGCGGTAGCTCAACGGCCATAATGGCTAGGAGTTGCAAAAGCTCTTTAAATTTAAGCATTACTCATCCTTTTTGTCTTTTGGTTTTTCTTGCTCTTTTGCTTTATAGTTAGGGCTTTTAGGACATCCCTCCCAAGTGCAATTCCCATCTTTAAGCTTGCTCGCACACACTTCACATCTTTTTACTCTTGCTCTCATTTCTTATCCTTTTTATTTGGTCTAGTTTTCACAATATCCGTAAATTCATCGCCGCTCAAATACCAGAATGGCTTCTTGCCATCTTCGTACTGAAACCTGCTAAAGTCATCTGGATGCGTTGCCAGATGACTAAACACTCTTAAAATGTTTGTCATATTGCTATTGTCCCAGCCCTCGCATTTTCTAGCACGTAGAAAGATCACGACAGGGCATAGCAAAACACCTACAATTAGCGACAATACGCAGATTATTATGTAACTCACTTTAGCCCCTCTCTTTGAATTATTAATTCCTTATATTCATTTCGCAAGCTCTCCAGTGCAGCAGTGTTCCCGATAAACAATGCGTGCCTAATATGATTCTCGCACTCACTTATATCAGCTTCAATTTCTGCCAGCTGTTTAGCTTTTTCGTCTACCTTTGGCTCTTTGTTTAGCCCCTTTTCTTGTCCTAGTTCGGTTATGGTCACGACATTATTGTCGTTACCATAATAAGTTTTGCCTCGCTCGTCTTTGATTTGCTCCCACTTGCCATTAGTAAAAATATTTGCGTAACCAGCTTTTGGCTCAGTTGGTGCGATCTGCGTTGCGTTTGGTGGCATTAGATAGATTGTTTCGCCCTTGCTACTTGCTAGTGGATCTATCTGTGCTTCTGCCTCGTATAAATATTCGTTATTTTTGGTGTCATAGATATAAATTTTCATAAGTTGCTCCTAGTATTTTATTAACACGACTACCGCCATATTGTAGGGGCGTGTTTCATTGCCACCAGTGATACCTGATTTTAGATAGCTATTTTGCCCAACAAAGCCACCCGTCCCACCATTATTTGATTGCCCTACACCTGGCTGCTGACCGATGCCATGTGAGTGAGCTTTAAATTCGTCTTGTTGTGCTACACCAAGAGCGGCTGCGTTACCGCCAGTGCCACGCATGAATTTTCCATCACTAAAGTTTGGCAATAAGAATTTATCGCCACTTTTTCCATATGTGTATCCGATCACTTCAAAAAGCGCGGAGTATGTATTTTTGTCAAGTGCTGAGCCGTCACAACGTAAAAAGCCGTTTGGGATATTTGAGTTTGAACTGTATAAAAGGTAGCTTCCGACTGGTATAGCTTTTTGTAGCTCAGTTTTTAGAGCAAATTTGTTATCGCTTTCTTGTTTGGTGTATGTGTCTATTTTTGGAAGCTGACTATTTGGGACTTTACCACTATTATCTAATGTAGCCAGCCCATTAGCCACTCCTTTTAAGTTACTTGCTATTTTATCCTTTAGACTATTTGAAAGGCTATTTAGTCCGCTATTTAAAGAGGTCTCTAGTGTACTTATGCTTTGAGATAAAGTATTATACTTGCTTGTGCTTTCAATTTTTAGCTCGAAGACATCACTGCTCTTACCATTAAGTGTGGTGGCATTTATATCAGGTAGTAGCTCTGATTTTATCTTGCCATTTTCTAGTGAAACATAATTGTTTTTCTCACTAGCATCTAATTTTGCTACAAGCAAGCTATCAATTTTTACGCTTGAATAAGTTGTTGTTACGCTTGCACTAGTGTCGTTTATTAGTCCGTTTGTGCTTATTTTTTCAAGGGATTTTTTTAGCTCAAGCAGTGTTGTTTTTAAAGCATCTAATTCAGTAAATTTATTTTGAGAATTAGCCAATGTTTCAAGCGCTGTTTGAGCCTTTTGCTCTATTGGCTTGATTATTTCTAAAATAGATTTTGCATCAGCTAATAGATCACTTGTTTTATTAATTTTTTCTACATTGCTGGCGATAAATGCAAAATTGCTTAGTGCAGTATTATTTTTACTATCGAAATCTGCCTTTTTCTCATCAAAATCTGCCTTATCATTTCTAAAAGTGCTAAGATTGGTGTCAAAATTTTGTTTTTTCTCGTCAAAATCTGTTTTTTTAGAGATAAGCTCTGTGTTTATGTTTTCAACCGCCACTTTAACATCTTGTAGCGTCACTATTTGTTGTTTTGTTAGAGTATTTGCGTCTTTTATTTCGCTTATATTTATTTGGCTTATTGCTGTTTCTAGCTCAGTTATTTGAGAGAGCAAGAATTTTAATGCTTCTAGTGTTCTATTGCCAAGCTTTAATTCCTCTATCGTTACCATTGTTTAGCCCTTATAGTTTCTTTAGTCTTTTTTAGTTTTTCAGCTAGTTCTGTAAAAAAACGCAAAAGGTCTATCTTGCTTAAATCTCTTGCGTTTTCCAAAACTCTTATAAATTCATAGTCTGTCATAATCGCTCATCTCGTTTGCGTTGTAGTCTGCTATCGCTTCAAGTGTTAGCGTGCGAAAATAAGTGTCTTTGTTGATCAAAAAAGCCACATAGTTGATTACTGCATAGCTCAAAGCTTCGTCTATTTGTAAATGCTCTTTTGGATCACTAAAATTTGGTACGTCTGGCACGCAAATGAAAGTTTGTTTATCAATATTCCTATAAGGCCTTTCTTCGCCCCCAAAATGCCTTAGTAAAATAGTAGGTACACACTTATCACAGCAAAAAAGCATAGCCTCTAAGAATAGTGAGCCAAGAATATCATCAGCAGGGAGCTTAACCCCTGCTGTCGTTTTAAAGCTCAAATGTTTTTTGGCTTCAGTGCAAAGCATTGTTATGCCTTTAAGCCAACGCCTATTGCAAATGCATCTGCGTTTCTTACTTCTAGGCAGCTTTCAGTGTAGTATCTCTTTTGGATAGCTGTTTTTGAAGTAGTCACGTCTTTTAACTCAGTTGGCACTAATAGGCCATTTTTCATATAGTCAAAATCTCCTGCGATGATACAATCTCCCAAGCCGTATTTAGGGCTTAAGAAGCGGTGAAGTCTAAAATTTACCCTGCCAAAGTCAGTGTCTAGACTAACAACGCTAGAGTTGATATTTTTCTCATTACCAAATTGGCGAGTAGCTATTTTATTGATGGCCGGTTTTAAATCAGCACCGATAAACACATCTTTTGGAGTTGTGCCTGCATCCCAAATGTTTTGAAGTAGTTGTGACAGCACGGTTTCAGTTAGTGCTGCTGGAGTGCCTTTCCAGTCACCTGAGCTATCAAATGCTACAACGTTACCACGCTTGCCACTTGCAAATGCAGCCGCACCTTTAGCTAAGAAATAAAATAGTCCTGCCATTTCGCCAGCTGTTGCATCCGTTCTAACAGTCGGTGCTTTAAACACACTCTTTTTAGCATCAGCGTCACGACCAAGACCAAAAAGAGCGTATTCCATATCTAGCTTATGCTCTTTTGCTCTTTTGGCTGTCTCACGCTCTAGCTCTTTACCGCCATAAGTAGCCACTGCTTGCATACTTCTTGACACACTCACGTTTGAAGTGAAAATTTGCACTGCGTTTGAAGTCTTTTGCATACTTGATTTGATCTGATCATCAAAGTCAGAAATCTCTAGCTGTGCGTTTTTCTTTGGGGCAGCTAAGCTGTCAGTTAGCCAAGAGTGCTCTATACCTTTAACACTTGAAGTGCCAATTAGTTTAAGTATAGGCGTCTCGTCAGCACCTATTAAAATTATGTTTTCGTAGACTGAGGGTTTTAAGCCTTCACGTTTTGTAGCTGGGGCTTGAAACCCAGTTGTAGTTATTGCCATTTCTTTGCTCCTTTTATGCAATTTAATGGCAATTTATCATTTGTAGCTGTGCCAAATCTACCCAATTTTGGCAAAAAAAGAATAAATTTTATTTAATTATTCTTAGAGTTTTTAGTAGATATATAACTATTTTTAGTTACTTGGCTAGTTTTATTTTTTAGTTAGCCTACTTACTGCTTTAGCTTTTACTCCGTCGCTTATATCTTTATTTAGTAGCACTTTCTTAACTAAGCCCACTTTGTCTCCACTCATATCTATCGCATCAAGTAGCTTAAGCTTTGGGTTTTCAAACTTCATAGGCTCTTTTAAGTTTCTATCAGAATAAAAGGTTATAATGTTGTCAAGGCTGCCACTTGGGCTTAACCCCTTTTTCGTGGCTGGGCGAAGGTCATTAGTAATTGAGGACACGTCTTGGCTTTTGCCAAGCGGTAACCCTCTCCCTTCGCCATTTTTATTACTAACTACTAGCTTAAACCTGACACCTTTATCATCTTCCCACTCATAAATACGAGCATTTTTCTTATTTACAAATGGCTCTTTGTGTTCTTTAATAAAATTACGCACATTTTCACCCAAATTTAGCAATTCCTCTTTCGTAACAAAACCAGCCTTATTTTCATCATCTAAGTGCCTGATGCTTATATGCTTCGCTCCTTTACCAATATTGCCTCGTTCGTATTTGATAGCATCATTTATGTTGTCTAAGTCTTGCTTTATTTGTATAGCGTTCTTACCATTATATGTGACATTATAGATGCCTCTTTTTTCTTGTTTAGCAAGTTTATCCACTCCTGCATTATCAACTATCTTTTTTATCTCTTCGCTTGGCTTTTTAGATATACCTAGTATCTTATTATAAAGCTCAGGACTTACCCTTTTTACCCCCTCAGCTGTTATCCTTGATCCAAACAATGCATATATAAAACCCTTTGCAAACTCTTCAGGGCTTACATTGCCATTTTCATCAGCACCATTTGCTGTGCCACCAATTAAGCCACTTGCTATGTGTGGGCTTGCGTTTATTGTTCTACCACCTTTTGGATTAGATAGGCTTCCGAATTCTCGCTCAAAGTCTTCCATGTCAGCATAATCACTGGTTTTTTTATACTCATAGCCAAGTGCATCACTGCTTTCAAGATCA includes the following:
- a CDS encoding putative peptidoglycan-binding domain-containing protein, whose protein sequence is MKNFTNAFYTLMSLEFNSPKNALHKNPNEKGLTFMGIYEDAHPNWQGWGQVREAINAYGDLEKASVALFNDDALIEKVKIFYKKEFWDKMRLDEVDSKLKACELFVFGVNVDTVPAVRVLQRLLGVVVDGIMGTLTLKALNNYDERAFDVDFDRAEITYYRNLVKAKPAYYIYKSGWENRARSV
- a CDS encoding phage holin family protein, encoding MEDLVSKLGIYFWVVVVGLLGGALGSINNKEQTINRERKVVNFIVDTISSGFICWIFFEIASFFTNNNDRFSLAVGGFFSWRGTAWIRAVVDKVIDKKISSFGDYDDFSPKPPKDLNF
- a CDS encoding phage tail protein, yielding MVTIEELKLGNRTLEALKFLLSQITELETAISQINISEIKDANTLTKQQIVTLQDVKVAVENINTELISKKTDFDEKKQNFDTNLSTFRNDKADFDEKKADFDSKNNTALSNFAFIASNVEKINKTSDLLADAKSILEIIKPIEQKAQTALETLANSQNKFTELDALKTTLLELKKSLEKISTNGLINDTSASVTTTYSSVKIDSLLVAKLDASEKNNYVSLENGKIKSELLPDINATTLNGKSSDVFELKIESTSKYNTLSQSISTLETSLNSGLNSLSNSLKDKIASNLKGVANGLATLDNSGKVPNSQLPKIDTYTKQESDNKFALKTELQKAIPVGSYLLYSSNSNIPNGFLRCDGSALDKNTYSALFEVIGYTYGKSGDKFLLPNFSDGKFMRGTGGNAAALGVAQQDEFKAHSHGIGQQPGVGQSNNGGTGGFVGQNSYLKSGITGGNETRPYNMAVVVLIKY
- a CDS encoding DUF5309 family protein codes for the protein MAITTTGFQAPATKREGLKPSVYENIILIGADETPILKLIGTSSVKGIEHSWLTDSLAAPKKNAQLEISDFDDQIKSSMQKTSNAVQIFTSNVSVSRSMQAVATYGGKELERETAKRAKEHKLDMEYALFGLGRDADAKKSVFKAPTVRTDATAGEMAGLFYFLAKGAAAFASGKRGNVVAFDSSGDWKGTPAALTETVLSQLLQNIWDAGTTPKDVFIGADLKPAINKIATRQFGNEKNINSSVVSLDTDFGRVNFRLHRFLSPKYGLGDCIIAGDFDYMKNGLLVPTELKDVTTSKTAIQKRYYTESCLEVRNADAFAIGVGLKA